Proteins encoded in a region of the Ancylobacter sp. SL191 genome:
- a CDS encoding ImuA family protein yields the protein MRGSHDVSALRQMLAGLEAERLPGASSAFSLGAAGPDGVLANTLARGALHEIYAAEGADMPAASGFSLALALRAAQRPGEEPPQSKRPMRPIVWVRQDFIDSEAGRLDAHGLRGLGLDPARLILVRARDPEQALRAAGDAVRCPALGAVLLEPWGEPKALDLTATRRLALRAGVSGVTFFLLRMAPTPSASVAVTRWLVRPILSTPLAADAPGAPAFAVTLLRHRGGLNGHAWNLEWDHESCSFRDIAPLSRAVVPVPAGKPARQGTVAQGEATGDVRPFQRAG from the coding sequence ATGCGCGGGTCACACGACGTTTCCGCGCTGAGGCAGATGCTCGCCGGGCTGGAGGCGGAGCGTCTGCCCGGCGCTTCATCAGCCTTCAGCCTGGGCGCTGCGGGGCCTGACGGCGTGCTGGCGAACACGCTCGCACGGGGGGCGCTGCATGAGATCTATGCGGCGGAGGGCGCCGACATGCCGGCCGCCTCCGGCTTCTCCCTGGCGCTGGCGCTGCGGGCGGCGCAGAGGCCGGGCGAGGAGCCGCCGCAGAGCAAGCGCCCGATGCGTCCCATCGTCTGGGTGCGGCAGGACTTTATCGATTCAGAGGCGGGCCGCCTCGACGCGCATGGGCTGAGAGGCCTGGGGCTCGACCCGGCGCGGCTCATTCTGGTGCGGGCACGTGACCCGGAACAGGCGCTGCGGGCGGCCGGTGACGCGGTGCGCTGCCCCGCGCTCGGGGCGGTGCTGCTGGAGCCATGGGGCGAGCCCAAGGCGCTGGACCTCACCGCCACGCGGCGACTGGCGCTTCGGGCGGGCGTTTCCGGCGTCACCTTTTTCCTGCTGCGCATGGCGCCGACGCCCTCGGCCAGTGTCGCCGTCACCCGCTGGCTGGTGCGCCCGATCCTCTCCACCCCGCTGGCGGCGGACGCGCCGGGCGCCCCCGCCTTCGCCGTCACGCTGCTGCGCCATCGCGGCGGCCTCAACGGTCATGCCTGGAATCTGGAGTGGGACCATGAGAGCTGTTCCTTCCGCGACATCGCCCCGCTATCTCGCGCTGTGGTTCCCGTTCCTGCCGGCAAACCGGCTCGACAGGGCACGGTGGCACAGGGCGAGGCGACCGGGGATGTCCGGCCCTTCCAGCGCGCCGGATGA
- a CDS encoding DEAD/DEAH box helicase has translation MTTNPALARALAERDYDKPTPVQLAVLAPEATGRDLLVSAQTGSGKTVAYGLAMAETLLGSAERCEPASVPQALVVAPTRELALQVQREFAWLYAATGARIVSCVGGMDPRQEQRLLAQGAHIVVGTPGRLRDHLERGRLDISALRVAVLDEADEMLDLGFREDLEFILDATPPERRSLLFSATMPRGITALAKRYQHDALRIEVASAEGGHADIEYRTMRVAPTEIEHAVVNVLRFYDTPSAIVFCNTREAVRRIHAMLQERQFSAVALSGELSQNERNHALQALRDGRARVCVATDVAARGIDLPNLGLVIHADLPNDAESLQHRSGRTGRAGRKGVSVLLVPPFRRRRTEELMRGIGVAPVWSGAPTSEEIRKLDHERMLGDAVITEAPNEEDAAAAQTLLAAHSPEHLAAALVRLYRAGLPAPEEVADPGEPRAGRERQDRSFERSSERDFGRGSEPGGTAWFRLNIGRRKNADPKWLLPLICRRGNVTRKDIGAIRIFDEETAFEVNLAAADRFGKVATKANGDDVVIEALPGQPEGRPTRAPRGKPMRDLPPRDLPPTEAPRGKPFRPAPDRSADSRAEPGKPAFEKPREAKPYEGKPYGAKPREDKSREDKPREPKPYGKPAFEKPREAKPYKAKPAAPGKGERPAKSERPAKGWNPLEATPKGKPKGKPNGKPPRRP, from the coding sequence ATGACGACGAATCCGGCGCTTGCGCGCGCTTTGGCCGAACGCGATTACGATAAGCCGACGCCGGTGCAGCTGGCCGTGCTGGCGCCCGAGGCGACCGGCCGCGACCTTCTGGTGTCCGCCCAGACGGGTTCCGGCAAGACGGTGGCCTATGGCCTCGCCATGGCCGAGACGCTGCTCGGCAGCGCGGAGAGATGCGAGCCGGCGAGCGTGCCGCAGGCGCTGGTGGTGGCGCCGACGCGCGAGCTTGCCTTGCAGGTGCAGCGCGAATTCGCCTGGCTCTACGCGGCGACCGGCGCGCGCATCGTCTCCTGCGTCGGCGGCATGGATCCGCGCCAGGAGCAGCGCCTGCTCGCCCAGGGTGCTCATATCGTCGTCGGCACCCCCGGCCGGCTGCGCGATCATCTCGAGCGCGGGCGGCTCGACATCTCCGCGCTGCGCGTCGCCGTGCTCGACGAGGCCGACGAGATGCTCGACCTCGGCTTCCGCGAGGATCTCGAATTCATTCTCGACGCCACCCCGCCGGAGCGGCGCAGCCTGCTGTTCTCGGCCACCATGCCGCGCGGCATCACCGCGCTCGCCAAGCGCTACCAGCACGACGCGCTGCGCATCGAGGTGGCGAGCGCCGAGGGCGGCCATGCCGATATCGAATACCGCACCATGCGGGTCGCGCCGACCGAGATCGAGCACGCCGTCGTCAATGTGCTGCGCTTCTACGACACGCCGAGCGCCATCGTGTTCTGCAACACCCGCGAGGCGGTGCGGCGCATCCACGCCATGCTTCAGGAGCGGCAGTTCTCGGCGGTGGCGCTGTCGGGCGAGCTGAGCCAGAACGAGCGCAACCACGCGCTTCAGGCGCTGCGCGACGGCCGGGCGCGGGTGTGCGTCGCCACCGACGTCGCCGCGCGCGGCATCGACCTGCCCAATCTCGGCCTTGTCATCCATGCCGACCTGCCGAACGACGCGGAAAGCCTGCAGCACCGCAGCGGCCGCACCGGCCGGGCGGGCCGCAAGGGCGTGAGCGTGCTGCTGGTGCCGCCCTTCCGCCGCCGCCGCACGGAAGAGCTGATGCGCGGGATTGGCGTCGCCCCCGTCTGGTCGGGGGCGCCGACCTCCGAAGAGATCCGCAAGCTCGACCATGAGCGCATGCTGGGCGACGCGGTGATCACCGAGGCGCCGAATGAGGAAGATGCGGCGGCCGCCCAGACGCTGCTCGCCGCCCATTCGCCCGAGCATCTGGCCGCCGCGCTGGTGCGGCTCTACCGCGCCGGCCTGCCGGCGCCGGAGGAAGTCGCCGATCCCGGCGAGCCGCGCGCCGGACGCGAGCGCCAGGATCGCAGCTTCGAGCGCAGCTCCGAGCGCGATTTCGGCCGCGGCTCGGAGCCCGGCGGCACCGCCTGGTTCCGGCTCAATATCGGCCGCCGCAAGAATGCCGATCCGAAATGGCTGCTGCCGCTGATCTGCCGGCGCGGAAATGTGACGCGCAAGGATATCGGCGCCATCCGCATCTTCGACGAGGAGACCGCCTTCGAGGTCAACCTCGCCGCCGCCGACCGGTTCGGGAAGGTGGCCACCAAGGCGAATGGCGACGATGTCGTCATCGAGGCGTTGCCCGGCCAGCCGGAGGGCCGGCCGACGCGCGCCCCGCGCGGCAAGCCGATGCGTGATCTGCCCCCGCGCGATCTGCCGCCCACGGAGGCCCCCCGCGGCAAACCGTTTCGTCCGGCGCCGGATCGATCGGCCGATAGCCGCGCCGAGCCCGGCAAGCCGGCGTTCGAGAAGCCCCGCGAGGCCAAACCCTACGAGGGCAAGCCCTATGGGGCCAAACCGCGCGAAGACAAATCCCGCGAGGACAAGCCACGCGAGCCCAAGCCCTATGGCAAGCCCGCCTTCGAGAAGCCGCGCGAGGCCAAACCCTATAAGGCCAAGCCGGCGGCGCCTGGCAAAGGCGAGCGTCCCGCAAAGAGCGAGCGTCCGGCGAAGGGCTGGAACCCGCTGGAAGCCACGCCCAAGGGAAAGCCCAAAGGCAAGCCCAACGGCAAGCCGCCGCGCCGCCCCTGA
- a CDS encoding sensor histidine kinase, which translates to MTTEPTGAFEAASTIAVVVSSHEPLLFLTADQTIIAASTSFCRSFAIEPANLAGQRLGDLGQGEWALPKLASLLKATASGSAQIDAYEIDLERPDQESRRLVVNARRLEDGDTTRTRLLLAITDVTDIRAAARLKDDLVREKAILMQEIQHRVANSLQIIASVLMQSARRVQSEEARGHLHNAHHRVMSIAAVQKQLSRATAGKVELRTYFTQLCESLGASMIADPDRLSLSVTVDESAVEADVSISLGLIVTELVINALKHAFPEQSAGRIAIDYRSDGKDWSLAVSDNGIGLPTGADAPKAGLGTGIVEALARNLKATLTVSEGNPGTVVTVHQDGASRRHRSDPAPA; encoded by the coding sequence GTGACAACCGAACCGACGGGCGCTTTCGAGGCGGCGAGCACCATTGCCGTTGTCGTCTCGTCGCACGAGCCCCTGCTGTTCCTGACAGCGGATCAGACGATCATCGCGGCGAGCACCTCGTTCTGCCGGTCCTTCGCAATCGAACCGGCGAACCTTGCCGGGCAAAGGCTGGGCGATCTCGGGCAGGGCGAATGGGCGCTGCCCAAACTCGCCTCCCTGCTGAAGGCCACGGCCTCGGGCAGCGCGCAGATCGACGCCTATGAGATCGACCTCGAGCGGCCGGACCAGGAATCGCGCCGGCTCGTCGTCAATGCGCGCCGGCTCGAGGACGGCGACACGACGCGCACCCGGCTGCTGCTGGCGATCACCGACGTCACCGACATCCGCGCCGCCGCACGGCTGAAGGATGATCTGGTCCGGGAAAAGGCCATCCTGATGCAGGAAATCCAGCACCGGGTGGCCAACAGCCTGCAGATCATCGCCAGCGTGCTCATGCAGAGCGCGCGCCGCGTCCAGTCCGAGGAAGCGCGCGGCCACCTGCACAACGCCCATCACCGCGTCATGTCGATCGCCGCGGTGCAGAAGCAGCTCTCGAGAGCCACGGCGGGCAAGGTCGAGCTGCGCACCTATTTCACCCAGCTCTGCGAGAGCCTCGGCGCCTCGATGATCGCCGACCCGGACCGGCTCTCCCTGTCGGTGACCGTCGATGAGAGCGCCGTGGAGGCGGATGTCTCGATCAGCCTGGGCCTCATCGTCACCGAGCTGGTCATCAACGCGCTCAAACATGCCTTCCCCGAGCAGTCGGCGGGCCGGATCGCCATCGACTACCGCTCGGACGGCAAGGACTGGTCGCTCGCCGTTTCCGATAATGGCATCGGGCTGCCCACGGGCGCCGATGCGCCGAAAGCCGGGCTCGGCACCGGCATCGTCGAGGCGCTCGCCCGCAACCTCAAGGCAACCCTCACGGTGAGCGAGGGCAACCCCGGCACCGTCGTCACCGTGCATCAGGATGGCGCCTCCCGGCGGCACCGGAGCGATCCAGCCCCCGCCTAG
- a CDS encoding response regulator, producing the protein MFKGEAVVLIVEDNTIIRMSAVDLVQSAGHLALEASSADEAIHILESRDDIDLVFTDVQMPGTMDGLKLGHYIRNRWPPVKLIVASGEAVIDESALPAGSRFFAKPYHDHAITDAIARLLANEAL; encoded by the coding sequence ATGTTCAAGGGCGAGGCCGTCGTCCTCATCGTCGAGGATAATACGATCATCCGCATGAGTGCCGTCGACCTCGTGCAGTCGGCGGGCCATCTGGCGCTGGAAGCCAGTTCCGCCGACGAGGCCATTCACATCCTCGAATCGCGGGATGATATCGACCTCGTCTTCACCGATGTGCAGATGCCGGGAACGATGGATGGCCTCAAACTGGGCCATTACATCCGCAACCGCTGGCCGCCGGTGAAGCTGATCGTGGCCTCGGGCGAGGCGGTCATCGACGAGAGCGCCCTGCCCGCGGGCAGCCGGTTCTTCGCCAAGCCCTATCACGACCACGCCATCACCGACGCCATCGCCCGCCTGCTGGCGAACGAAGCGCTGTGA
- a CDS encoding autotransporter outer membrane beta-barrel domain-containing protein — MFQPTGNNLITITSSANIQGGSGGASLNRSGDGGSGLVVRDGTGDNIFNIAGSISGGSAVDGFSTHPANGGNGIAIVDMAGHTTLNISSSVTAGAAASGTPGSGGAGITGSNLTVNLDGSAGAAGIYGGGGGSASGGNGSGPAGAGVIGADLAIALTGAAQIAGGSNGASGQAFAISFTGGTNSLTLNATPDAAPSLSGGISHAGASDTLVLGGSGAASLDTGLINGFGTFVKSGSATWTLTGLPIFSVGSWTINGGALSISSNVLGAGSPLILDGGTLETTATFVLSEQLDMQGAGTLSPASGTSLIIAAELSGTGSLTKTGEGSLILSAESDSYGGAVTVTAGTLVLNGIGNLPGAPSWTLNGGNLDLSQRVGATALQQLSGNSAPSDVSLGSNALTLAQTTNATYAGTFSGTGDLTKTGAGTLVLTGDSTLSGTTTIMEGTLQLGDGGTTGSLAGAIVNNAILAINRSDDVTLTNVISGTGVLQLEGGGTVTFGSAYGGSITALGSGIQLSGNTLSSASVALGNGAVLSGNGAVGNLTVLAAGIVAPGNSPGTLTVNGPVAFNGGSVYRVDATPTGAHDLITATGTVTLSAGSAVQVVAAPGSYAANTTYTILTSADTVSGTFSGVTSNYAFLTPSLSYDAQNVYLTLTYTGTQFASLAQTANHASVAGTVQGLGFGNEVFDALLLLPQGAVTGALDALSGEAYASVSTVIQQQSIYVREAVGDRLRQALTAPGVSPLAYGAGPQTAALGEGLTPTLWMQGYGGWGDTSSDGNAASISNSIGGFLMGADIELAPNVRAGLFGGFSQSWFDVDDRNASGSMDSYDIGVYAGAQFGAIALRGGAAYAWNDVSVSRTVSFPGLWQALEADYTTGTTQIFGEVGYDMAIGAYAFEPFASLAYVHVSGADFTESGGSAALSVSTDSMETLYSTLGLRIATTLEVGGRTLTPHATLGWQHAFGDITPAATLQFASGSTPFTAAGVPIAEDSLLLEAGLRYALSDTAQLGASYSGQFAGDATQNAFTVQFSMRF, encoded by the coding sequence GTGTTCCAGCCGACCGGAAACAACCTCATCACCATCACAAGTTCGGCCAACATTCAGGGCGGTTCAGGGGGCGCCAGCCTGAACCGCTCCGGGGACGGCGGCAGCGGCCTTGTCGTGCGCGACGGCACCGGCGACAACATATTCAATATCGCCGGGTCCATTTCCGGCGGAAGCGCGGTCGATGGGTTCAGCACCCACCCCGCCAATGGCGGCAACGGCATCGCCATCGTCGATATGGCCGGCCATACAACGCTGAACATCAGCAGTAGCGTGACGGCTGGCGCCGCGGCCTCCGGGACACCGGGGTCCGGGGGGGCGGGCATCACGGGTTCCAATCTCACGGTCAATCTGGATGGCAGCGCCGGTGCGGCGGGCATTTATGGCGGCGGCGGCGGCTCCGCGTCGGGCGGCAACGGTTCCGGCCCGGCCGGCGCGGGTGTCATCGGCGCCGATCTGGCGATCGCCCTGACAGGGGCGGCGCAGATCGCCGGTGGCAGCAACGGGGCGAGCGGCCAGGCATTCGCCATCAGTTTCACCGGCGGCACGAATTCCCTGACGCTCAATGCAACGCCCGATGCGGCCCCGAGCCTGTCCGGCGGCATTTCCCATGCCGGCGCGTCCGACACGCTCGTTCTCGGCGGGAGTGGCGCGGCCAGCCTTGATACCGGCCTCATCAATGGCTTCGGCACATTCGTGAAGTCGGGAAGCGCGACCTGGACGCTCACCGGCCTACCAATCTTCAGTGTCGGAAGCTGGACGATCAACGGCGGCGCCCTGTCGATCTCCAGCAATGTGCTCGGCGCCGGCAGTCCCCTTATCCTCGACGGCGGCACGCTTGAGACGACGGCGACCTTCGTGCTGTCCGAACAGCTCGATATGCAGGGTGCCGGCACGCTCTCTCCTGCCTCCGGCACCTCCCTGATCATTGCCGCCGAGCTGTCCGGCACCGGCTCCCTCACCAAGACGGGCGAGGGCTCGCTGATCCTCTCCGCGGAAAGCGACTCCTACGGTGGAGCCGTCACGGTCACCGCCGGGACGCTCGTCCTCAACGGCATTGGCAACCTGCCGGGCGCCCCCAGCTGGACGCTCAATGGCGGCAACCTCGACCTGTCGCAGCGCGTGGGCGCGACGGCTCTCCAGCAGCTGTCCGGCAACAGCGCGCCGTCCGATGTCAGTCTGGGCAGCAATGCGCTCACGCTGGCGCAGACGACCAACGCCACCTATGCCGGCACCTTCTCCGGCACGGGTGACCTCACAAAGACCGGGGCGGGCACGTTGGTTCTGACCGGCGACAGCACCCTCTCCGGCACCACCACCATCATGGAGGGCACGCTCCAGCTCGGCGACGGCGGCACGACCGGCTCGCTGGCCGGCGCCATCGTCAACAACGCCATATTGGCGATCAACCGTTCCGACGATGTCACGCTCACCAACGTCATCAGCGGCACCGGCGTCCTGCAACTTGAGGGCGGCGGGACCGTGACCTTTGGCAGTGCCTATGGCGGCAGCATCACGGCTCTCGGCAGCGGCATCCAGCTGAGCGGTAACACGCTGTCGTCCGCTTCGGTCGCTTTGGGAAATGGTGCCGTACTCTCCGGTAATGGCGCGGTGGGTAACCTCACCGTGCTCGCGGCGGGCATCGTCGCACCGGGCAATTCGCCGGGCACCCTCACGGTGAACGGGCCGGTCGCCTTCAACGGGGGCTCGGTCTACCGGGTCGATGCGACGCCGACCGGCGCGCATGACCTGATCACCGCGACCGGCACGGTGACGCTCTCCGCCGGCAGCGCCGTTCAGGTGGTCGCGGCGCCCGGCTCCTATGCGGCGAACACCACCTACACGATCCTTACCAGCGCCGACACGGTGAGCGGCACGTTCAGCGGCGTTACCAGCAACTATGCTTTCCTCACGCCCTCGCTCAGCTATGACGCGCAGAACGTCTATCTGACGCTGACCTATACCGGCACGCAATTCGCCAGCCTGGCGCAGACCGCCAACCATGCGAGCGTCGCCGGCACGGTGCAGGGGCTCGGCTTCGGCAATGAGGTGTTCGACGCGCTACTGCTGTTGCCCCAGGGCGCGGTGACCGGCGCGCTTGATGCGCTCTCGGGCGAGGCCTATGCCTCGGTCAGCACCGTCATCCAGCAGCAGTCGATCTATGTGCGCGAGGCGGTGGGCGACCGGCTGCGGCAGGCGCTCACCGCGCCGGGCGTCTCCCCCCTCGCCTATGGCGCCGGCCCGCAGACGGCGGCGCTGGGCGAGGGCCTCACGCCCACCCTCTGGATGCAGGGCTATGGCGGATGGGGCGACACCTCGTCGGACGGCAACGCCGCCAGCATCTCCAACAGTATTGGCGGCTTCCTGATGGGCGCCGACATTGAACTGGCGCCCAATGTGCGGGCCGGCCTGTTCGGCGGCTTCAGCCAGTCCTGGTTCGATGTGGACGACCGCAACGCGTCCGGCTCGATGGACAGCTACGACATCGGCGTCTATGCCGGCGCGCAGTTCGGGGCGATCGCCCTGCGGGGCGGCGCGGCCTATGCCTGGAACGATGTGTCGGTCTCGCGCACCGTGTCCTTCCCCGGCCTGTGGCAGGCGCTGGAGGCCGACTATACCACCGGCACGACGCAGATCTTCGGCGAGGTCGGCTATGACATGGCCATCGGCGCCTATGCGTTCGAACCCTTCGCCAGCCTCGCTTATGTGCATGTCAGCGGGGCTGATTTCACCGAGAGTGGTGGGTCGGCGGCCCTTTCCGTGTCCACCGACAGCATGGAGACGCTCTATTCCACGCTGGGTCTTCGCATCGCGACGACGCTGGAGGTGGGCGGGCGCACGCTGACGCCGCACGCGACGCTCGGCTGGCAGCACGCTTTCGGCGACATCACGCCCGCCGCCACGCTGCAATTCGCCAGCGGCTCGACGCCCTTCACCGCCGCCGGTGTGCCGATCGCCGAGGATTCGCTGCTTCTGGAGGCGGGGCTGCGCTACGCGCTCTCCGACACCGCGCAGCTCGGCGCGTCCTATAGCGGCCAGTTCGCCGGCGACGCCACCCAGAACGCCTTCACCGTGCAGTTCTCGATGAGGTTCTGA
- a CDS encoding aminotransferase, giving the protein MSLEPHHNMSLEEMDQRSLFHPFTSIGDHLANGPRIMASAAGVHVTDSKGRRYLDGAAGLWCVNVGYGRQEIVDAMTRQAQTLPFFHSFTSIANEPSIRLADRVLRWAPEHMSKVFFGNSGSDANDTNIKLVWYYNNMRGKPAKKKIVSRNRAYHGVTIGAGSLTGLTNCHQFFDLPLPQILRTHSVDQYREKPEGMSEAAFAAHLANELEALILKEGPDTVAAFIAEPVMGTGGVLIPPAGYFQAVQEVLDRYDILMIADEVICGFGRLGAPFGTTHFGIRPDIMTMAKGLSSGYQPISASVISTRIWDVLKDTSGEVASFAHGFTYSAHPVAAAAALANLDIVERENLVGNAASAGTELLAALKARIGDNPIVGDIRGLGLMLAVETVADRATKLPFDLSLKVGARIVAKAYEQGVIVRPLGNMIAMSPPLTLSSAHIDELVTGLSKAVDAVAEELAREGMLAKTH; this is encoded by the coding sequence ATGAGCCTCGAACCGCACCACAACATGTCGCTTGAGGAGATGGACCAGCGCAGCCTGTTCCACCCCTTCACCAGCATTGGCGATCACCTCGCCAATGGCCCGCGCATCATGGCCTCGGCGGCCGGCGTGCATGTCACCGACAGCAAGGGCCGGCGCTATCTCGACGGCGCCGCGGGCCTGTGGTGCGTGAATGTCGGCTATGGCCGGCAGGAGATCGTCGACGCGATGACCCGGCAGGCACAGACGCTGCCGTTCTTCCATTCCTTCACGTCGATCGCCAACGAGCCCTCGATCCGCCTCGCCGACCGCGTGCTGCGCTGGGCGCCGGAGCATATGAGCAAGGTGTTCTTCGGCAATTCCGGCTCGGACGCCAACGACACCAACATCAAGCTGGTCTGGTACTACAACAACATGCGCGGCAAGCCCGCGAAGAAGAAGATCGTCTCGCGCAACCGCGCCTATCACGGCGTCACCATCGGCGCGGGCAGCCTCACCGGGCTGACCAATTGCCACCAGTTCTTCGACCTGCCGCTGCCGCAGATCCTCCGCACCCATTCGGTCGACCAGTACCGCGAGAAGCCGGAGGGCATGAGCGAGGCGGCCTTCGCCGCCCATCTCGCGAATGAACTCGAGGCGCTGATCCTGAAGGAAGGGCCGGACACCGTCGCCGCCTTCATCGCCGAGCCGGTGATGGGCACGGGCGGCGTGCTGATCCCGCCCGCCGGCTATTTCCAGGCGGTGCAGGAGGTGCTCGACCGCTACGACATATTGATGATCGCCGACGAGGTGATCTGCGGCTTCGGCCGGCTCGGCGCGCCCTTCGGCACCACCCATTTCGGCATCCGGCCGGACATCATGACCATGGCCAAGGGCCTGTCCTCCGGCTACCAGCCGATCTCGGCGAGCGTGATCTCCACCCGTATCTGGGACGTGCTCAAGGACACGTCAGGCGAGGTGGCCTCCTTCGCGCACGGCTTCACCTATTCCGCCCATCCGGTGGCGGCGGCGGCGGCGCTGGCCAATCTCGACATCGTCGAGCGCGAGAACCTCGTCGGCAACGCCGCCAGCGCCGGCACCGAGCTTCTGGCCGCGCTCAAGGCCCGGATCGGTGACAACCCGATCGTTGGCGACATACGCGGCCTCGGCCTGATGCTCGCGGTGGAAACGGTGGCCGACCGCGCCACGAAGCTTCCCTTCGACCTGTCGCTGAAGGTCGGCGCCCGCATCGTCGCCAAGGCCTATGAGCAGGGCGTCATCGTCCGGCCGCTCGGCAACATGATCGCCATGTCGCCCCCGCTCACCCTTTCCAGCGCCCATATCGACGAACTCGTCACCGGCCTTAGCAAGGCGGTGGACGCCGTGGCGGAAGAGCTGGCGCGCGAGGGCATGCTGGCGAAGACCCACTGA
- a CDS encoding GntR family transcriptional regulator — protein sequence MTEQVVFEKLERDPLHERVHRELRSAIIAARFAPGQKLTVRAISAAFGVSTMPVRAAFARLAAEKAVTALANGTISIPLLTRAQFDELIELRMLLEGVATEKAAGLITPEAIEALTRIASGLNEAGQANNADVYLQLNQQFKFTVFQAARAPALEDLIERLWLQIGPFMRHYAADIRGQLDTDQYEAVIAALRRADGRAARAAMETDVAGGAAFLKRTAVFADAAPTPPTGA from the coding sequence ATGACGGAACAGGTCGTTTTCGAGAAGCTGGAGAGAGATCCGCTGCATGAGCGGGTCCACCGCGAGTTGCGGTCCGCCATCATCGCCGCGCGCTTCGCGCCGGGGCAGAAGCTGACCGTGCGCGCCATCTCCGCCGCCTTCGGCGTCAGCACCATGCCGGTGCGCGCCGCCTTCGCCCGCCTTGCGGCGGAGAAGGCGGTGACGGCGCTCGCCAATGGCACCATCTCCATCCCGCTGCTGACGCGCGCGCAGTTCGACGAGCTGATCGAGCTGCGCATGTTGCTGGAAGGCGTCGCCACCGAGAAAGCGGCGGGGCTGATCACGCCCGAGGCGATCGAGGCGCTCACGCGGATTGCCAGCGGGCTGAACGAGGCGGGGCAGGCCAACAATGCGGATGTCTACCTGCAACTGAATCAGCAGTTCAAGTTCACCGTCTTTCAGGCGGCGCGCGCCCCGGCGCTGGAAGACCTGATCGAGCGGCTGTGGCTGCAGATCGGCCCGTTCATGCGCCATTACGCGGCCGATATTCGCGGCCAGCTCGACACTGACCAGTATGAGGCGGTGATCGCCGCGCTGCGCCGCGCCGATGGGCGCGCCGCCCGCGCGGCGATGGAGACCGATGTCGCCGGCGGCGCCGCCTTCCTCAAGCGGACGGCGGTCTTCGCCGACGCCGCCCCCACCCCGCCGACCGGCGCCTGA